Proteins co-encoded in one Capnocytophaga ochracea DSM 7271 genomic window:
- a CDS encoding response regulator transcription factor gives MKILIIEDEKELRLTLRQFLEQEHFLVETAKDYPSGLAKLADYDYDCILLDIMLPNGSGMQLLDELRAMKKNHSVLIISAKDSVEDKVLGLEKGADDYLAKPFHLAELLARVKSIIRRKNQQGEEVITLKNVQFFPETRTVKVGDTTLTLNRKEYDLLYYFIIRPERLVEKTTLAEAVWGDYIDQVDSLDFIYSQIKNLRKKLKTAEAEIDLQAVYGIGYKLV, from the coding sequence ATGAAAATCCTGATTATAGAAGACGAAAAAGAACTGCGCCTCACCCTGCGACAGTTCCTCGAACAAGAACACTTTTTGGTGGAAACAGCGAAAGACTACCCTTCGGGGCTAGCTAAACTTGCCGACTACGACTACGATTGCATCCTCTTGGACATTATGTTGCCCAACGGTAGCGGTATGCAATTGCTGGACGAGCTTAGGGCGATGAAAAAGAACCATTCAGTGCTTATCATCTCAGCGAAAGACTCGGTAGAGGACAAGGTGCTCGGACTCGAAAAGGGCGCTGACGATTATCTTGCAAAACCTTTTCACCTCGCCGAACTCTTGGCTCGCGTCAAATCAATTATACGGCGCAAAAACCAGCAAGGTGAGGAAGTGATTACCCTCAAAAACGTACAGTTTTTCCCCGAAACCCGTACCGTGAAGGTAGGCGATACAACCCTTACTCTCAACCGAAAGGAATACGACCTCTTGTATTACTTTATCATTCGTCCTGAACGATTGGTAGAGAAAACCACCCTTGCCGAAGCCGTCTGGGGAGATTATATCGACCAAGTCGATAGCCTCGATTTTATCTATTCGCAAATAAAAAATCTCCGCAAAAAACTCAAAACTGCCGAAGCCGAAATAGACCTCCAAGCGGTTTATGGCATTGGTTATAAATTGGTATAA